The stretch of DNA gatttgaaaaacttttccCTCTGTTGTTGACACagatttctttatttaagAGGAAAAGTCATGGTATTTTTCCTCGAATACATTATATATCCATAAATAGTTGTGTTGTTTTATTAAACTGTTTTAAaaattattttgtttttactATCCTGATAAAGCAAAACAACAAAGACAGCTGAATCTCAACGATGTTGTTTAAGTCTCTTTCAACATTAGCCACCGCTGCCGCTTTTCTCGCTGGTGTAGCAACTGCAGGCGATGTCCCAGCAATTGAGGTAGTTGgcaacaaatttttctactccAACAATGGTAGTCAGTTTTATATCAGAGGTGTTGCTTACCAAGCTGATACCGTTAATGAAACCACAGGTTCTACTATTAATGATCCTTTGGCCGATTACAGTAGTTGTTCGAGAGATATTCCATACCTTAAGAAGTTGGACACCAATGTTATTCGTGTCTACGCTATCAATACCTCTCTAGATCATACTGAATGTATGAAAGCTTTGAATGATGCCGATATCTACGTGATAGCTGATTTATCCGCTCCAGCTACTTCTATCAATAGAGACGAACCAACTTGGACTGTTgaattgttcaaaagaTATAAAGACGTTGTTGACAGTTTCTCCAATTATACTAATGTGCTAGGTTTCTTTGCAGGTAATGAAGTTAGTAACAACTACACTAACACAGATGCATCTGCTTTCGTGAAAGCTGCTATTAGAGACGTTAGAGAATACATTGATGACAAGGACTACAGAAAAATCCCAGTTGGTTACTCTTCTAATGATGACAAAGATACTAGAGTTAAGATGGCAGACTATTTCGCATGTGGCGACGATGATATTAAGGCTGACTTCTATGGTATTAATATGTATGAATGGTGTGGTAAATCTGATTTCAAAACATCTGGTTTTGCTGATAGAACGGCagaatttaaaaatttatcTATTCCAGTCTTCTTCTCTGAATATGGTTGTAACGAAGTTAGACCAAGACCGTTTACTGAAGTTCAGGCTCTGTATGGTTCTAATATGACTGACGTTTGGTCTGGTGGTATTGTTTATATGTATTTCGAAGAAACTAACAAATATGGTTTGGTCAGTattgatggtgatgatgttAAAACTTTAGATGACTTTAACAATTACTCCTCAGAAATCAACAGAATATCTCCAACTTCAGCCAACACCAAGTCTTACTCTGCCTCAACAAGTGATGTAGCTTGTCCAGCTACTGGTAAATACTGGTCCGCAGCAACAGAATTGCCACCAACTCCAAATGGTGGCTTGTGTTCTTGCATGAGTGCAGCCAACAGTTGTGTTGTCTCAGATGACGTTGACTCTGACGACTACGAAACCTTATTCAACTGGATCTGTAATGAAGTTTCATGTGACGGTATTTCGGCAAACGGTACTAGCGGTAAATACGGTGCTTACTCGTTCTGTTCTTCAAAGGATCAGTTGTCATTTATTATGAACTTGTATTACGAACAAAATGGTGGCAGTAAATCTGATTGTGACTTCAGTGGTTCTGCCTCTTTACAAACCGCTACCACACAAGCTAGCTGCTCTTCAGCCTTGAAGCAAATTGGCAGTATGGGTACCAACTCTGCTTCCGGTACTGTTGATTTGGGTTCCGGTACTGATTCCAGCACTGGCTCTTCCAAGGCTTCCGGCTCTTCTGCTAAGTCTAACTCTGGTTCTTCTagctcttcttcttcttcagccTCATCCTCGTCTTCTAGTAAAAAGAATGCCGCAACCAACGTTAAAGCTAACTTGGTACAAGTAGTTTTCACCTCGATCATTTCCTTATCCATTGCCGCTGGTGTCGGTTTTGCTTTGGTTTAAGAAGCATCGACACATAATAACACTTGATATGGTATGATATCTTATTTCCGTTGAGAGATAGTTTTTacgaaaaataaaaagttgtaagtttaatatttttttttctatgtATGTTTTATAAGACTCTATACGCGATTACCCACCGGTAGATCAAAATGATCATAATATTGCTGCCTTATGAACTTTTCACgtctaaaaaaaaaagacaatattataaaatatttcttaCAGAATTACTTAACactgtttttttattaaatttCCTCATGCAAACCATTTATGTACTTTCTCCATAACATCAGCTGGATATCTGTTGAAAATTGCCATAGCGTCATTAGAAGGCAAAAATGATAACAATTTCTTGACTGAATTTACCAGAGTTTGGCTCTCCCTTTCAGTCAAACTTCTCTCATTTAAGGCCTGTATAACCGAATCAACTACTGCGGGGATATTAGATTGAGCGCATATGACTGGtgaattattttcaatcaattgGCTTAAAAATTGGTAGTTAAATGAGGCGGCTTCTTTGTCAGCAATTGTTGGTAACGTTTTAAACCAATTCGCCGTGTATGTATCCACGTTGGAAATGTTGGAGTTGTATGCATAAAGAATTTTGGCGATGGCTGCACTGGCATTCTCGGTGGAAGAACGATTTTCTTCCAACTTAGAACCTGGAAAATCGACAATCTGGACAAGTGTGTCTAAAGTCGGTATGCAAACGTCAGCATATGTAGAAGGGGCATATTGGGCACAAACACCGATTATATAAGAAGCAGCTTGACGAATACGAGTGTCAGAAGAAATCAAGCACTCAGTAACTTTTGGTATAAACGCGTTCTTCATACTCGCAGTTTGTTCACCCCCATATTGTATCAAATCACCGATTACTACTAATGCAAATATGACTAAAATTGGCTCACTGTCTAATAAAAAAGTGTTTATCATAGACCATATATTTTCCAAATGCTTTAAATAATGACCATTTGTAGCTTTCAAAACAGCTCCAATAGATTTGTTGATTTCGTCAAGGAGATCTTCGTCCGTGAaatcttcctcttcatcaacattttcattatattcGTCACCATCGCCGTGGCGTTCCTGCATTCTTTCGAAAGTGTCGGTTAAGTTGGCAGAGATACCTTTCGTAAATCCTGCTAGTTGGTCTTCGCTTAAACAATTTTCGCCCATGACTTTAATACCGTTAACTAAAGAGTTATGATACACCTGCGTAATTTCTGGCATTGGTTCCGACATTAATCCACCAATTATTTTGGAAGAAGCTTTGTGCCATAATAACACCAACTCCTCATTTTTAGTACCAGTGGCTGCAAGCAAACAAGACAAAAGAATAGGGATTAAAGTTGCTCCAGCAGCACGAACACCGTCATGTAAGTAAAAGTCAAGGGATGGTAAAGCTATTTCCTCCATTACTTCTTTAACATATATAGCAAACTGCCCACGTAAAAGTGTCGCATAGCTTTGCAATAGTTCCATAGCTGATACTTTATCGTCAAGAACAGATGTGTGAATAGCAATGTGTTTGCCTTGGACTTGGACGACATCCCAATCAGGATATTGCTGAAAATTTGCTGCTTCCTCCTCTTCAATTAAGCCAACATCCTGTGTTGCTTTAGCAGTGATAAGTAAAGGTGGTATAACAATCGGCAGCAAAGGAACAAAATCATCTCCTAGAATTCGACAAATTCTACTCCAGCTTTGTTCTAGGTATGATCTGAGagcatcatcttcatcaatatctgAGTTTTGTAAGGCGACCAAAATAGAAATTAGCTCTTGAGAATGTtcatgaaatttttctttaccaACCGCAAAACCAATCAGAGTAGCGCATTCCATACACTTACCTTTCAAAATACTATTATCTTTGTTGTTTACtttcaaaacattcaatAACAATGGCATTAAGGTATCGTAGTACTTGATAAACTTATTCTTTGCCGCTTCAGCAATAAATGCAATGGTTGTCAAAGCCTGTTCTTGTACGTAAAGTTTGTTGCTTTGTAATAAAACCAGAAGATTTGCCAATAGACTATCCAAATAAGGCTCAAGAATGTCTTTTGAAGCAAATTCAGAAAAGTTGACCAGAGCTGCTGCTGCATGTGTTTGAACTCTTGAGGTGCATTCTGAAGTTAGTTTTGATATCAAGGCCGGCAAAATTCTATCGTGGGCGGTTCTTTGAATGAACGGTGAGAAATCAGTAGATATTTGACCCAAAACGTTACAACATCCGTATTGTACTCTTGGATGAGGGTCATTTATTAGGGGAACAACCATATCTAGGATTTTTGGGATCTCGCCTATTAGTACATCAGCACAACCTTCAGCTGCAGAGGATAGGGCCATCATAGCTGCAAATCTCTCTCTCCATTCAGTTGATGTAATCATTTGCTGTAAATATTGAAACAATGGTGCAGCCAAATATTCGCCACCAAGTTTTAAAGCAACACGATCAAGAGCTTGACGAGCGTGATCATACGTAACTTCCTCTTCGTCGTCGGTATCATCGGATTCCATCCATTCTGTAgcatcgtcatcatctaCAGATACCTCTGTCATCATGATTAAAGTGTCCATCACTAAAATCTGTCCATAATTTGGGTTCGATTTACACATTTGAGGAGCGTTCTCGCTAAATACAGTTAATAATTCCAGAGCAGTAGTTCTTGCTGGAGGCTCcaaatctttattttttatgaCCATATCAGTGAATTGTATTATTTGGTCAAACATATCTTTGAATAACTTTGGTGCCAATTCCACTAACTCGATCAATGATTCAAAAACTGATGCAAGAGCGTCGTCCTTACCATCAT from Saccharomyces mikatae IFO 1815 strain IFO1815 genome assembly, chromosome: 13 encodes:
- the PSE1 gene encoding importin PSE1 (similar to Saccharomyces cerevisiae PSE1 (YMR308C); ancestral locus Anc_5.11); translated protein: MSALPEEVNSTLLQIVQAFASPDNQIRSVAEKALSEEWITENNIEYLLTFLAEQAAFSQDTTVAALSAVLFRKLALKAPPSSKLMIMSKNITHIRKEVLVQIRSSLLKGFLSERPDSIRHKLSDAIAECVQDDLPAWPELLQALIESLKSGNPNFRESSFRILTTVPYLITAVDINSILPIFESGFTDASDNVKIAAVTAFVGYFKQLPKSEWSKLGILLPSLLNSLPRFLDDGKDDALASVFESLIELVELAPKLFKDMFDQIIQFTDMVIKNKDLEPPARTTALELLTVFSENAPQMCKSNPNYGQILVMDTLIMMTEVSVDDDDATEWMESDDTDDEEEVTYDHARQALDRVALKLGGEYLAAPLFQYLQQMITSTEWRERFAAMMALSSAAEGCADVLIGEIPKILDMVVPLINDPHPRVQYGCCNVLGQISTDFSPFIQRTAHDRILPALISKLTSECTSRVQTHAAAALVNFSEFASKDILEPYLDSLLANLLVLLQSNKLYVQEQALTTIAFIAEAAKNKFIKYYDTLMPLLLNVLKVNNKDNSILKGKCMECATLIGFAVGKEKFHEHSQELISILVALQNSDIDEDDALRSYLEQSWSRICRILGDDFVPLLPIVIPPLLITAKATQDVGLIEEEEAANFQQYPDWDVVQVQGKHIAIHTSVLDDKVSAMELLQSYATLLRGQFAIYVKEVMEEIALPSLDFYLHDGVRAAGATLIPILLSCLLAATGTKNEELVLLWHKASSKIIGGLMSEPMPEITQVYHNSLVNGIKVMGENCLSEDQLAGFTKGISANLTDTFERMQERHGDGDEYNENVDEEEDFTDEDLLDEINKSIGAVLKATNGHYLKHLENIWSMINTFLLDSEPILVIFALVVIGDLIQYGGEQTASMKNAFIPKVTECLISSDTRIRQAASYIIGVCAQYAPSTYADVCIPTLDTLVQIVDFPGSKLEENRSSTENASAAIAKILYAYNSNISNVDTYTANWFKTLPTIADKEAASFNYQFLSQLIENNSPVICAQSNIPAVVDSVIQALNERSLTERESQTLVNSVKKLLSFLPSNDAMAIFNRYPADVMEKVHKWFA
- the GAS1 gene encoding 1,3-beta-glucanosyltransferase GAS1 (similar to Saccharomyces cerevisiae GAS1 (YMR307W); ancestral locus Anc_5.13), with the protein product MLFKSLSTLATAAAFLAGVATAGDVPAIEVVGNKFFYSNNGSQFYIRGVAYQADTVNETTGSTINDPLADYSSCSRDIPYLKKLDTNVIRVYAINTSLDHTECMKALNDADIYVIADLSAPATSINRDEPTWTVELFKRYKDVVDSFSNYTNVLGFFAGNEVSNNYTNTDASAFVKAAIRDVREYIDDKDYRKIPVGYSSNDDKDTRVKMADYFACGDDDIKADFYGINMYEWCGKSDFKTSGFADRTAEFKNLSIPVFFSEYGCNEVRPRPFTEVQALYGSNMTDVWSGGIVYMYFEETNKYGLVSIDGDDVKTLDDFNNYSSEINRISPTSANTKSYSASTSDVACPATGKYWSAATELPPTPNGGLCSCMSAANSCVVSDDVDSDDYETLFNWICNEVSCDGISANGTSGKYGAYSFCSSKDQLSFIMNLYYEQNGGSKSDCDFSGSASLQTATTQASCSSALKQIGSMGTNSASGTVDLGSGTDSSTGSSKASGSSAKSNSGSSSSSSSSASSSSSSKKNAATNVKANLVQVVFTSIISLSIAAGVGFALV